In Bacteroidota bacterium, the genomic stretch CATTGGGCATCGGTAAGGCTTGTTTCATACATGGTACATAGGGTTTTGGTCAACACTAAGTAATTCAGTAGGAGATTTCCTTTTAGATGCCCTTTATACTTTTTATCAAATGAATTTTAAACAGTTTCTAAATTAATTAACTTTAAATTTTAATGAGTACAGATCAATCATACTTCTGCGATTTTTTGATTGTGGGGCAGGGAATTGCCGGCACAGTATTGGCACATACACTTATTGGGCAAGGCAAAGCGGTACTGGTTGTCGACGACTGGAATTATTCTTCTTCCTCAAAAGTTGCAGCAGGCTTGTATAATCCGATTGTATTTAAGCGCCTCACACAAAGCTGGATGATAGATGAACTGCTACCTGTTGCGGAAAAATTTTATACAGATCTTGAACAGATTTTAGGAGAGCAACTTTTTTACAAAAAGGAGATTGTAAAACTATTTGCTGAAAAAAGCGAAAAAGATCTTTGGCTGAAAAAGGCGAAAGAAGAAGAACAAAAAAAATATTTATCAGGAACTGTTGAACAGGATTTTTTAACAGAGGTTATAAACAGCGGTAACGGCGCCGGTTTTGTTAAGCAGGCCGGAAATGTGGAGGTAAAAAAAATGCTGACACTTTTCAGGGCTCACCTCAAAAAGCAGAATTTAATTATTGAAGAAAAATTCAATTATGCCGATCTTCTGCTGAATGGAGAATCAGTTAATTATAAAGGAATCCGGGCAAAAAAAATAATTTTCTGTGAAGGATTTCGTGCAGGGGAAAATCCTTATTTCAATTGGCTTCCGTTTAAATTGACCAAGGGAGAAATCCTGACGATTAAATTATCCGGCGGTATTATTCCGGATGATAAATGTATCAACAAAGGTGTTTTCATCCTACCTATGGGAAATGATGTCTATAAAGTAGGCGCTACTCATAACTGGAACGATCTAAATGAAATTCCCACCGAACAAGGTAAAAATGAATTGATCGAAAAATTAAATCGTATTCTGAAGATCTCTTATCAGGTTATTGCACATGAAGCAGGAGTTCGTCCAACTGTTCGTGATCGCAGACCTTTGATCGGCCTGCATCCTAAACATAGTTCTATTGGAATCTTTAATGGTATGGGAACAAAGGGAATAATGCTGGCACCGTATTTCGCTGTTCATTTTAGTGAGACCTTGAATGGGAATAAGACGTTGAATAAGGAAGTAGACATTACCCGTTTTTTATAAGAATATCAGCATTTGTGGTTCAAGAGTGAATTTTTTATGGAAATTTGGACTACTTTGCATCCAATAGGAAAATCATACAACTATGAAGGCTAAAAACATTTTTTTCGTGGCATTTTTTGCCATAGTTACAACCGCGATCGGTATCAGTGCGTATAGTTTTAAAGCACATGTAGAGCCTGTTATGCTAACATTTCCGAAAGGAAGCACTTATGAAAAGGAATGGAGGAAAGTAGATTCCCTTATCGGTCTGGGTCTTACAAAATCGGGTCTCGAAACGGTGGAAACAATTTATAAGAAAGCGAAAACCGATAACAATGCTCCGCAAATAGTAAAAGCAATTATGCACCGCTTGCGGTTTGAACAGCAAATGCAGGAAAATGAGGTGTTTGTGTCAATCAATAAATTAAACGATGAGATCAAAAGTTCAGCCTATCCTGTTACTCCCATACTACATTCTATGCTGGCCGATATTTACCAGCAGTACTATAATAATAACCGCTGGAAATTCTCCCAACGCTCACAGGTTGTAAATATTAAATTGGAAGATATTTCAACCTGGGACCTTAAAACCTTATTCGATCAGATCATCAAGCATCATTTATCGGCTTTAAAAAGTGCTGATAGTTTGAAACTCACCTCATTGAATATTTATGATGACATCGTGTATAACGGAACAAATGATACGCGTAAGCTTCGTCCCACACTATTCGATTTTGTAGCGCATCGTGCCATAGATTTTTTAATGAATGACGAGCCCGATGTAATACGACCCGCTTACAAGTTTGAATTGACCGGAGAAAGTTATTTTGATGAGTCCGACAAGTTTATAAAACTGGATATTGCCAATAAGGACACACTAAGCACTAAATATTATGCTACGCGCATTTTGCAGAATTTGCTTTCGTTTCATTCCGGAGATAACGATCCCGCAGCATTGATCGATGCCGATCTGAAACGATTGCATTTTGTGAGGAAGCATGCGGTTACCGGCATTAATGATAGTTTATATTTAAAAGCACTCGGCGTGCTCGAACAAAAATTTATCAAACACGCATCTTCTGCCGAGGTCAGTTATGCAATAGCACAATTATATACTGAAAAGGCAGGCAAATATGATCCGCGGAAATCAGAGGAGAATACCCAAGAGGGCATAAATAAATGGTTTAATAAAAAAGCGGTTGCCGTTTGTAAAGAGGTAAATGCGCGTTTCCCCGGCTCATTTGGAGCCGAACAATGTCTCGCCTTGGAATCAAGTATCAGGCTTAAGAATATGACATTCACACTTGAAAAAGTAAACCTCGTCAATAAACCATTCAGAGGTTATTTAGCATATAAAAATCTCACAAAAATTTACGCACGTGCTGTTCCTGTCGAATTTGAAAAATACTTGCGTAAATACAACAACTATGAAGGATATGATACAAAACAAATGATGCAGGAGTATTTAAAATTAAAACCTGCAAAAGAATGGGAGATCAGCTTACCTGACGATGGAGATTTTCAGACTCATTACCTTGAATTTAAAATACCGGAACTTGGTGCAGGCTATTACCTTGTTATGATAAGTGATAAGCCTTCGTTTGAGGTTACAGAAAATGGTATTGCATATGATTTCACCTGGATTTCCAATTTAAGTTTTGTGAACCGCAGGTTATCAAATGGAGGGTATGAGTTTTATGTGATGGACAGGGAAACCGGGAATCCACTCAAAAGTGTAACGGGTAATTTGTGGTATTCGGAATACAATTATAAAACGCGTAAGTACGATTTTATAAAATCCGATAGTTATGTAACTAATGATCAGGGATATTTTGCGGCATCCCCCAGAAAGGAGTATGCCAATTTCGATGTCGAGTTGATAAACGGCAAAGATCGGTACAGAACCGAAAGTTCGCTTTACATGTACCGGCAAACGCCTTATGAACCGAAAATGGAACCGCGCACTATTTTGTTTACTGACCGGGCTATTTACAGGCCGGGTCAAACCATATATTTTAAAGGAATAATGATCAACACCGATGGCAGGCGAAATGAGGTCCTGGCTAATAAATTCACCACAGTTACATTTTATGATGTGAATTATCAGAAAATTTCTTCACTGGATCTGACAACAAATGAATACGGATCATACAGCGGCACATTTACCGCCCCAAACGGTGTGCTGAATGGTAATATGACTATAGGAGATGGGTACGGAACTGTTAATATATCCGTGGAGGACTATAAACGCCCGAAGTTTGAAGTGAATTTTTCTCCTGTTAAAGGAGTATACAGGTTGAATGATGAAATAAAAGCGGCGGGAACCGCCAAAGCTTATGCCGGGTCAAACATTGATGGAGCCGAAGTAAAGTACCGCGTTGTGCGAAATGCCTCATTCCCTTATTGGTGGTGGTACTGGAGAGGATATTATCCTTCTTCCCCTCAAATGGAGATCACCAACGGTGTTGCAACAACAAATGATACAGGGGGCTTTGTCATTAACTTCAAAGCCATTGCCGATATGAGTATTCCCCCCTCTTCATCACCTACCTATGTATATACTATTTATGCAGATGTGACAGATATTAACGGTGAAACACGAAGTTCGCAAACAGTTGTGTCGGTGGCGTACAATGCACTTAACTTAATTGTAAATATTCCGGCCCAGATAAATAAGGATGTGGACAAAAAATTTGAGATATCCACGAGCAATACTAATGGTGTGTTTGAGGCCGGTCAGGGTAAAATCGAAATTTATAAAGTAAAAGAACCCGATAGAGTTTTCAGAAACCGTTTATGGGAAAAGCCCGATCGGTTCATTATGACAAAAGAAGAATATTACACTGCTTTTCCGAAAGATGTATATGCTGACGAAAGTAATATGTTCACATGGGAACGGGGAGAAAAGATCTTCGAAAATAATTTCGATACAGAGAAGAGCAGGGAGCTCATAATAAGTGATATTGGTAATTGGAGGCCGGGGGTGTATGTAATGGAAGCCCATACAAAGGATAAGTTTGGCGAAGACGTGAAAGATGTTAAATACTTTACGGTATATTCTGAAAAGGGAACAGCACTGCCAACTAATAGTACCGATTGGTTCACTCTGGTTAAGGGAGACGGAGAGCCGGGAGAAAAAGCTGTTTTTATATTGGGAACAAAGGAGAATGATGTAAAAGTGATGTATGATATTGAAGAACAGGGTAAGTCTGTAAAGCGCGAGTGGCTTATATTGAGCAATGAACAAAAAAGAATTGAGATTCCGATCGGGGAAAAACACCGGGGAAATTTTTCCATTCACCTGGTGTTTGTAAAAAATGGCAGGGAGTACGAGCATGATGCGACTATTTCTGTTCCGTGGACAAATAAAGAGCTTGATGTTGAATTTGAAACTTTCCGGAATAAATTATTGCCCGGCCAAAAAGAGGAATGGAAAGTAAAGATCAAAGACAAAAAAGGCGATAAGATGATGGCAGAAATGATGGCAACCATGTATGACGCGTCATTAGATGTATTCAGGGCCAATAGCTGGTATTTCAATATTTATGGAAATGATTATTCCACTTTGAGCTGGGAGAATCATTTGGCTTTTGGGGCGAACAACTCCGTGTTATACGCCGATGGTTGGAACGATTATCATTATGGCCCGTCACGAAGCTATGACCAGTTAAATTGGTTCGGGTATTACTTCTACTATTATTATGGCTATTATGGCAACCGGGACAGGGAGATGGATGGCGCGTATGAGGAATATGATGATAGCGGAGTTGAAAGAAGTAAAAGCGCAATGAGTAAGTCTATGAAGGATGCGGATGGAGATAAAAAGGCTGAGGCCCCCAGGCCGGTTACAACAGCGGCAACAGGCGAAATAATGATGGAAACCAAGGCAAAGTCCGGCGCAAGTATGGTTAAACCCGGCGCGGGACAGTCAAAGGCCATGGGTGTAGATTTGTCAGGCGTGGCGGCTCGTACCAATTTTAATGAAACCGCTTTCTTTTACCCCCATTTGCAAACGGATGAACAAGGCAGTGTGATCATAAAATTTACCATTCCCGAAGCGCTTACCCGCTGGAAAATGATGGGTCTGGCACATACCAGGGACCTGAAATATGGACAGGTCACAAAAGAATTGGTAACACAAAAAGACTTAATGGTTGTTCCGAATGCGCCGCGGTTTTTCAGAGAGAATGATAAAATGGAATTCACAGCAAAAATTTCTAATTTATCAGATAAAGAATTGTCCGGTGAAGCGCAGTTGTTTTTATATGATGCAATTACCATGAAACCCCTTCAGGAAATTGTTGATAGAAACTATACATCGGCCGGAGGTAATATTGCCATTGACAATAAAGGGAACAGGCTTCCTGAGAATATTGTTGTTTTAAAATCACCTGCGGTTCAGTTATTCACTTCAAAAAAAGGACAAAGCGCATCGGTTACGTGGACTATTCAAATCCCTGAAGGTATAGGTGCTATTACTTATAAAGTTGTTGGTAAGGCTGGAAACTTCACCGATGGAGAAGAAATGGCTGTTCCTGTTCTTACCAACAGCATGTTAGTGACAGAGTCGATGCCTTTGCCGATACGCAGCAAACAAACAAAAATATTTAAGTTTGAAAAGCTTATTGAACAGAATGTCGGATCGACAACATTACGTAATCATAAACTTACACTGGAGTTCACTTCAAATCCGGCCTGGTATGCGGTACAGGCTTTGCCCTATTTAATGGAATACCCGTATGAGTGCGCCGAACAAACCTTCAGTCGCTTTTATGCAAACAGCATCGCCACACACATTGCGAACTCATCGCCCCAAATAAAAGCGGTGTTCGAAAGCTGGAGATCACAAACACCCGATGCGCTGCTTTCTAATCTTGAAAAGAATCAGGAGCTGAAGGCGCTGATGCTTGAAGAAACACCCTGGGTATATGATGCAAAAGATGAAACTGAACGGAAAAAACGCGTTGCGCTTTTATTCGACCTCAACCGTATGGCCAATGAATTAGACCGTGCGCTGACAAAGCTTGAAAAGATGCAGGTGTCCAATGGCGGTTGGCCCTGGTTCGAGGGAATGCCCGATGATCGTTACATTACCCAGCACATTATTGCCGGCATGGGGCACCTGGATCATTTGGGGATCAAAAATGTAAGAGAAGACAACAAGGTGTGGCGAATGCTGAAGCGGGGAGCCCGTTACCTGGATGACCGTATACGCGAAGATTATGAGTGGATATTAAAATATGGCCATCCCGAGTTGGATAATCTCAGTTATGAGCGGATACAATATCTGTATGCACGTGGCTACTTCAGGGATGTACCGGTTGAATCCCGTAATCAAAAAGCGTTTGATTACTTTAAGGGACAGGCTCAGCAATATTGGCTCAATAAAGGCCGCTATATGCAGGGAATGATAGCGCTTGCACTCAAGAGGTATGATGATAAAATTATTCCGGGCCGGATCATGAAATCATTGAAGGAAAACTCGCTTAACAGTGAAGAGATGGGAATGTATTGGAAGGAGAACTATGAAGGATTTTACTGGTGGGAAGCACCTATTGAAGCGCAGGCTCTGATGATCGAAGCGTTTGATGAAGTTGCGAATGATAAAAAATCGGTTGATGATCTGAAAGTGTGGCTGCTGAAAAGCAAACAAACCCAGAATTGGAAAACAACCAAAGCTACAACTGAAGCGTGTTATGCTTTATTGTTACAGGGAACGGATTGGCTGGCTACCGAATCGCAGGTTGAAATAAGTTTAGGTGAAGTGAAAGTTGATCCTAAGAATTTACCCGGCGTTAAGCAGGAAGCGGGCACCGGCTATTTCAAAACATCGTGGAGTGGGAGTGATATAAAACCAGCCATGGGAAATGTAACTGTAGTTAAAAAAGACGAAGGAGTGAGCTGGGGATCGCTTTACTGGCAATATTTTGAACAGTTGGATAAAATAACTTCAAGTAAAACACCATTGCAATTAATTAAAAAACTATTTGTTGAACGTAATACAGCAAGCGGACCTGTTATAGAGCCGATTGACGGTAACGTAACGTTGAAGGTGGGAGATAAATTAAAGGTGCGGATAGAATTACGTGTTGATCGTGATATGCAGTATGTGCATATGAAAGATATGCGAGCAAGTGGTTTTGAGCCAATGAATGTGATATCACATTATAAATGGCAGGATGGATTAGGCTATTATGAAAGCACCCGTGACGCAGCAACAAATTTCTTCATCTCGTATTTGCCCAAGGGAACTTATGTGTTTGAATATCCGTTACGTGTAACACATAAGGGGGATTTCTCGAATGGAATTACGAGTATTCAATGCATGTATGCACCTGAGTTTACAAGTAATTCGGAAGGAATACGGGTAAGGGTGGGAAAGTAACCAAAGAGGTCGTTGAAAAATTTTCTGCTAATAAGTAACCAGTCGTTGGGTATTCGACACTTTATTTCCATCAGCAATAACAACGCAATAAACCCCTTTGGGTAAGCTTGAAATATCTATAAGTTGTTTGGTGATGCCGCCATTGCTTTCTTTTATAGCACTCAACAGCTTTTGACCGAGCAGGTCATATACGGATACCGTAACCGCTATAGAGCCTCCTGCATTATATTCTATTTCCGCTTTACCGGTAGCAGGGTTGGGATATATTACATGAATCGATAATTTATTATCAGTACTTAACCTTTCTCCTGTGGAAATTGAACAGGCATATTGCTGCACCAGTTGCAAAGCGCCGAATAGGTCCAATCTGCCATTGGATACAGTTATAGCGCTCAATGAATTTATCTGTTCAGCACTATTCAATAAATAGCTTTTCATAATTAATGCTAAATCCCCCGGGTTCGTTTTATAATCACCTATCATTTTTGTACAAGCGGCAGCCCACATCAATGCAATTGTTCCGGCTATATGCGGAGTTGCCATAGATGTTCCTGTCAGTGTTTGGTAAGTGTCACCGGGAGTAGTGGATAATATATTTGTGCCAGGCGCACCAATATCAACAGAAATTGGCCCATATGCCGCATTTGTATATTTAACATCGGTATTTGTAGTATTTGTTACTGCGATCATGTAGTTGCTTAGGCATGTTGTAGGGATATCGCCTTGTACGTCAACATCAATATTAAGATTAGCTGTAGCCCCCGCACTTAGTATTCCTGCCGCGCCTAACGAATCATAAAATGCGCACCAAAGTGGATAGTTAACCGGTTTTCCATAATTAACTCCGAAGGATGAATTAGTGGAAACAATAAATGCACCCGAGTTGCCATTGCTGGAGTTATACAATTTTCGCTGAGTGAGCACATAGTTATACGCTTTTATAACAACAGATTCTGTACTTGATGAACCAATAACAGGCATTACTTTGACGTTCCAGTTGATCCCGGCGATACCAATTCCGTTATTTCCTTTTGCTCCAACAGTTCCAGATATATGTGTACCATGGCTTGAGGAAGTTATCTGTCCGTTTGACTTTATAGCATTCCAGCCATCATAATCATCAACATATCCGTTATCATCATCATCGATCAGATTATTCGGAATTTCAGCATAGTTTTTCCAGAATGACAGATCGGAATGCGCCAGGTCAAAACCGCCGTCAATAACGGCAACAACAATAGTGTCGCCGGTAGCAGTTAAGCCTCCTGTTGTAATGCCCCAGGCTTCAGGAGCGTTTATGTCTGAATTCGGGGCGCCGCCCGATTGGCCCGTATTATTCATGCCCCATTGGCTTGAAAAACTGGAATCAGAAGGAATATTAATACGGGGTTGTACATAGTGGTTAGATTGAGCTATTCGTATAAGCGGTAATCTTCTTAATGTCGCGATAACTTCATCCTGATTCAATGGTGTATTGTAATGAATTAGCCAAATATTCATTGAACGGGCAAGTAATTCGTGCTGTTGAATATTTATTCCGATACTGTTAAGAGATTCCGCCAAAAGATCAATATTGTTCTCATGAAGCATAACAATGGCTTCATTTGGTACATAATTATTGTCCTGGGCTGTAGTGAAAAGGGGCTGGGCAGTCAATAGCAACAATAAATATATTACTCTCCTCATTAATTGAAGATAAGTAATTACAATGAGAATTCAAAAGGGAACCAACAGAGATTATTTTCCAAATACCACTGAACGTACCCAGCTTTTGCCCCAATTTTCAATTTCTTCGGCGCTCCACAATTGTGGGTAAAAAATGCGTTTTTGAAAACGCGGAGGTAAATATTTTTGCCAATTGGTGCCACCTGTGGCAGCTATATCTTCCGGATCACCTTGCAAATATTTAACAGCCGATTTATAATGCGATAAAGGCCAATTCACATTTATATTAAGATCGAGTAATTTCATTGCTTCGATAAGTTTTGTGTTTTGTTGATCTGCCGTTGGCAATGCTTTGTACCTCACCCACAGGTTATCTGTCTTGCATTGTTTGGCTTGCTCAATCAATTGCTTTGAATATTTTAACTCAAATTGTTTTAGTGTCAGTGTTTTTTTTCCGGTAGCCAGTTCTGTTGCGCCTGTTTTCCAATAAATGTAATTATACGCTTGTTCAAGTGTGGTATCGGTTATAAAACCTGAAAATTTTTCCCGGTGTTCGGATTGAACCAGGTTAATAAAATCGGTGCAGTAGATTTCGATCATGCGGTATTGACCACTTTGAAAACCGCTTGCCGGCAGCAAGGACATCCGGAATTTATGGAATTGCTGAGGATCCATACCCTCAACCATAATATCGAATGAATCTATTAACGAGTTAAAGTAGCGATTGACGCGTGTTATACTTTTTAAAAGGCCGGCTGCTGAAGCCTTTCCGTTTGCAGATAACTGGCGGAATTCATGGAGCGAAAGTTTAAAATATAATTCCGTTACCTGGTGGTACATAATGAATATCTCCTCATCAGGGATGCTTGTCTTTGGTGTTTGCAGACTAAGCAAGGTGTCGAGATGTATATAATCCCAATAGGTGAGGTAGTCGGCGTACAAAAGTCCATCAAGGTAAGACACAAGACTTTGGCCCATCGCTTCGTATTTCTCATCTAATTTTTGAATACGTTCAATAATTTCCGGTTTCAGCTCCATATGTTATTATTTTATCAAAAGTGAAGATAGGAAAAACCCGGATTGAAATAAAGACGTGTAA encodes the following:
- a CDS encoding FAD-binding oxidoreductase — translated: MSTDQSYFCDFLIVGQGIAGTVLAHTLIGQGKAVLVVDDWNYSSSSKVAAGLYNPIVFKRLTQSWMIDELLPVAEKFYTDLEQILGEQLFYKKEIVKLFAEKSEKDLWLKKAKEEEQKKYLSGTVEQDFLTEVINSGNGAGFVKQAGNVEVKKMLTLFRAHLKKQNLIIEEKFNYADLLLNGESVNYKGIRAKKIIFCEGFRAGENPYFNWLPFKLTKGEILTIKLSGGIIPDDKCINKGVFILPMGNDVYKVGATHNWNDLNEIPTEQGKNELIEKLNRILKISYQVIAHEAGVRPTVRDRRPLIGLHPKHSSIGIFNGMGTKGIMLAPYFAVHFSETLNGNKTLNKEVDITRFL
- a CDS encoding S8 family peptidase codes for the protein MRRVIYLLLLLTAQPLFTTAQDNNYVPNEAIVMLHENNIDLLAESLNSIGINIQQHELLARSMNIWLIHYNTPLNQDEVIATLRRLPLIRIAQSNHYVQPRINIPSDSSFSSQWGMNNTGQSGGAPNSDINAPEAWGITTGGLTATGDTIVVAVIDGGFDLAHSDLSFWKNYAEIPNNLIDDDDNGYVDDYDGWNAIKSNGQITSSSHGTHISGTVGAKGNNGIGIAGINWNVKVMPVIGSSSTESVVIKAYNYVLTQRKLYNSSNGNSGAFIVSTNSSFGVNYGKPVNYPLWCAFYDSLGAAGILSAGATANLNIDVDVQGDIPTTCLSNYMIAVTNTTNTDVKYTNAAYGPISVDIGAPGTNILSTTPGDTYQTLTGTSMATPHIAGTIALMWAAACTKMIGDYKTNPGDLALIMKSYLLNSAEQINSLSAITVSNGRLDLFGALQLVQQYACSISTGERLSTDNKLSIHVIYPNPATGKAEIEYNAGGSIAVTVSVYDLLGQKLLSAIKESNGGITKQLIDISSLPKGVYCVVIADGNKVSNTQRLVTY
- a CDS encoding tryptophan 2,3-dioxygenase, which produces MELKPEIIERIQKLDEKYEAMGQSLVSYLDGLLYADYLTYWDYIHLDTLLSLQTPKTSIPDEEIFIMYHQVTELYFKLSLHEFRQLSANGKASAAGLLKSITRVNRYFNSLIDSFDIMVEGMDPQQFHKFRMSLLPASGFQSGQYRMIEIYCTDFINLVQSEHREKFSGFITDTTLEQAYNYIYWKTGATELATGKKTLTLKQFELKYSKQLIEQAKQCKTDNLWVRYKALPTADQQNTKLIEAMKLLDLNINVNWPLSHYKSAVKYLQGDPEDIAATGGTNWQKYLPPRFQKRIFYPQLWSAEEIENWGKSWVRSVVFGK